Sequence from the Mesorhizobium sp. PAMC28654 genome:
CGCAGCGCGTCGGCATCGTCCGTGAACTTGATGACGGTCGCGACCGGGCCGAAGATTTCTTCCTGCGAGATGCGCATGTCGTGCTCGACGCCGGCAAACACGGTCGGCTGCACATAGTAGCCGGTGTCGCCGGCGCGGCCGCCGCCGGTCACCACGGTGGCGCCTTCGTTGCGGCCGATGTCAATGTAGTCGAGCACCCGCTTCATCTGCACTTCCGACACCAGCGGGCCCATCGCCGTGGACGTCTCCCCCGGGTTGCCGATCCGGGTCGAGGCGGCACGAGCGGCCAGCCGCTCGACGACCTCATCGTAAATGGAAGCGTGCACCAGGATGCGCGATCCGGCCGAGCAGACCTGGCCGGTGTTGAAGAAGATGCCCGATGCGGCTGCCTTCACCGCCGCGTCGATATCGGCGTCCGGGAAGATGATGTTGGCGGACTTGCCGCCGAGTTCCAGCGTCACCCGCTTCAGGTTGCCGGCCGCGCCGCGCAGGATCTGCTTGCCGACCGCCGGCGAGCCGGTGAAGCTGATCTTGTCGACATCGGGATGATCGACCAGCGCCTGGCCGGCGATCTTGCCGAAGCCCGGCACGACGTTGATGACGCCGGCCGGGAAACCGGCCTCAAGCGCCAGCTCGCCGATCCTGAGCGCGGTGAGCGGCGTGATCTCCGCTGGCTTCAGCACCACGGTGCAGCCGCAGGCAAGTGCTGGCGCCAGCTTCCACATGCCGATCATCAGCGGGAAATTCCAGGGAATGATGGCGCCGACGACGCCGAGCGGCTCGCGCACCGTATAGGTCAGCGCATCGGTGCGGGCAGGGATGACCTGTCCGTTTATCTTGTCGGCCATGCCGGCATAATAGGTCAGCGTATCAATGACAGCCGGCAGGTCCTGGCGGCGGATGGCCGAGACCGGCTTGCCGGAATCGAGGCTTTCCAGCGCCACCAGTTCGTCTTCCGACTGACGGATGAGATCGGCGAGCTTGAGCATCAGCCGGCCACGGTCGCTGGCTTTCATGTTGCCCCATGCGCCCTCAAAGGCTTCACGGGCTGAGCGTACGGCGGCGTCGACATCCTCGGCGCCGGCCTCGGCGACCAGCGCGATCACCTGTTCCGTGGCGGGATTGAGCGTTTCGAAATAGCGGCCCGACAGCGGCGCGACGCGCCTTCCGCCGATCAGGAGATCCTGTTTTCCGCGCACCGTCATGTCGTTCATCGTCTCTCTCCCATGGCGCCAGCCCACGAGGGGCCACTTGCTTCCCTAGGCATATGGGCAGCCGTCGAGGCCTGTAAATATGATATGTTTTGCCGGTGAAAATGTGCCTTGGCGGCCTGATCCGGGCGGAGAAATCGACGCTCCGCGCGTTGATTTCCGAAGCGAGTCCGCTGGGATTTCGGATATGTCCGATGCCGCCGACTTTCCCCGCCAAGTCCGCCAAAGCCTGAATTGCGAC
This genomic interval carries:
- a CDS encoding aldehyde dehydrogenase family protein: MNDMTVRGKQDLLIGGRRVAPLSGRYFETLNPATEQVIALVAEAGAEDVDAAVRSAREAFEGAWGNMKASDRGRLMLKLADLIRQSEDELVALESLDSGKPVSAIRRQDLPAVIDTLTYYAGMADKINGQVIPARTDALTYTVREPLGVVGAIIPWNFPLMIGMWKLAPALACGCTVVLKPAEITPLTALRIGELALEAGFPAGVINVVPGFGKIAGQALVDHPDVDKISFTGSPAVGKQILRGAAGNLKRVTLELGGKSANIIFPDADIDAAVKAAASGIFFNTGQVCSAGSRILVHASIYDEVVERLAARAASTRIGNPGETSTAMGPLVSEVQMKRVLDYIDIGRNEGATVVTGGGRAGDTGYYVQPTVFAGVEHDMRISQEEIFGPVATVIKFTDDADALRIANGTVYSLAAGVWSADIGRVHRFARKLKAGTVWINTYGPTDIRLPWGGTRDSGYGREHGDMAIENFTEPKVVWINTGH